The segment ATAAAAATGAAGAAACTGCTTTTTGCAGACCTTGGTCCCAGGATGGAATACGGTTACATGGATGACCTGCATGAGGTGATAAGTTCTGATTATGAGGTCAGTCATTCATCTGTCGAAGGTGAGGCTCCTTCTCCTGCAATGGTGTTCAAGGAGATAGCTGCGTATGTCCAGGAGTACAATGTCAAGAGGCTTGTCATTGATTCCGTATCTGCTATACGTTTTACTACAAAGGATCATGGTTCTGAAGAAAAGGAGATGGGAAGGTTCATAAGGAACCTGAAGCGCATTGGCTGTACTACGATCCTTCTCTCCGAAATGACAGATCCAAACGCCTATTCAACAGAACAGTTTGCTGCACATGGTGTGTTGTTCCTTCATAATTTCCTTTATGGAAAGCAGATGATCCGTGCACTGCAGATCATAAAGATGCGTGGAACAAAGCATGACTGCAACATGAGGCAGCTTGAATTTGGTGAGAGAGGACTGAAAGTATCTTCCTACCTTGAATAATGGTAGTGTTGGAATGGAACCTTTCAAGAAAAATAAGGATAAACCTACCCTTGCAGAACTGAAAAGGGCGGAAGTTGAAAAGAAGGCCTTTGAGCTTGGTTTTGAGGTAGGTTACCATAAACACTCGGAGATCGGCTGGGTCAAAGAGAACATCGTGAAACTGGAAAGCCAGGCCAGCAGTCTGGGACTTGGTGACATTGTTTCTGACAAGTACTTTCAGGGCAAAGAGGAAGGTAGTCTTGCAAGGGAGAAAGGTCTTAAGATCGGTTCCGGAACATCTGCATTTAAGAAGGAAGAACCTGCTGTGTTAGTGGAACCTGTTTTCGGGAAACCAGAAGACAAAACTTCTGATGAGCACACAGAATATGTCAAAAATGAGACTGTATTTGCTCCTGTGAACCGCCCGGAACTTCTTGACAATCCTTCATGCACTTCCCTGACCAGAGCCGTGGAACGGCCCACTAATCTTGATGGCTTCAGGCCTTTGATGCCAAAGAAGAAGTAAAATAATTAAATTAAAAAAGGAGGTGGGTTCAGGCTTTATAGCCATATCCCACGAATCTCTGCTTGTCATCAAGGTTGCATATGATGAACCTGTCCGATTCGTTGTAAGCCAGCAATTTTGAACCGGTCAGTGTTATAGTACATTCGGCGTCCGTTGTTGTCCTCTCGACCTCTTCGCCATTCACTACTATTTTTGCTAATCTCATCGGGGATGACTGGAGCCCCACGAATATATGTGGTACATCTCCAATTGCAAAGCCCTTTGAGAACTGTGA is part of the Methanococcoides methylutens MM1 genome and harbors:
- a CDS encoding ATPase domain-containing protein — translated: MRIQSGIEGFDELVQGGLVPERVYLLSGPPGSGKTTFGMQFLAQGATFGEVGLYVSLLESPQNIINDMSNYSMNVATLIKMKKLLFADLGPRMEYGYMDDLHEVISSDYEVSHSSVEGEAPSPAMVFKEIAAYVQEYNVKRLVIDSVSAIRFTTKDHGSEEKEMGRFIRNLKRIGCTTILLSEMTDPNAYSTEQFAAHGVLFLHNFLYGKQMIRALQIIKMRGTKHDCNMRQLEFGERGLKVSSYLE